In one Nicotiana sylvestris chromosome 8, ASM39365v2, whole genome shotgun sequence genomic region, the following are encoded:
- the LOC138874884 gene encoding uncharacterized protein, which translates to MDEYEACILGLRLAVDMGVMVVLILGDSDLLVHQIQGEWETRDLKLIPYQQCLQDLCQRFRSVEFRHIPRIHNEVADALATLGSMLNHPDKAYVDSLHIQDRDQHDYCNMVEEELDGEPWFHDIREYIKMGVYPVQATGD; encoded by the coding sequence atggatgagtacgaggcatgcattttggggttgaggttagctgtagacatgggtgtCATGGTAGTCTtgatcttgggagactcggaccttctggtgcaccagattcaaggggaatgggaaacgcgggatttaaaactcataccgtaccaacAATGTTTGCAAGATCTTTGTCAAAGGTtccgatcagtagagttcaggcatattccaaggatccataatgaggttgccgatgctttggctactctggggTCCATGTTaaatcatccagataaggcttatgttgactcTTTGCATATTCAGGACCGCGATCAGCATGAttattgtaacatggtggaagaagaacttgatggtgagccatggttccacgatatcagggAATATATCAAgatgggggtatatccagtacaagccacaggtgattaA